One Brassica napus cultivar Da-Ae chromosome C2, Da-Ae, whole genome shotgun sequence DNA window includes the following coding sequences:
- the LOC106397392 gene encoding rac-like GTP-binding protein ARAC5, with product MSASRFIKCVTVGDGAVGKTCMLISYTSNTFPTDYVPTVFDNFSANVVVDGNTVNLGLWDTAGQEDYNRLRPLSYRGADVFILAFSLISKASYENIAKKWIPELRHYAPGVPIILVGTKLDLRDDKQFFIDHPGAVPITTNQGEELKKLIGSPVYIECSSKTQQNVKAVFDAAIKVVLQPPKSKKKKKNKNRCVFL from the exons ATGAGCGCATCGAGGTTCATAAAGTGTGTTACAGTCGGCGATGGTGCCGTCGGAAAAACCTGTATGCTGATCTCTTACACCAGCAACACTTTCCCTACG GACTATGTTCCAACTGTTTTCGACAACTTCAGTGCTAACGTGGTTGTTGATGGGAACACTGTGAATCTTGGATTGTGGGATACAGCTG GTCAAGAAGACTATAACAGGTTAAGACCATTGAGTTACCGTGGTGCAGATGTCTTCATTCTTGCTTTCTCTCTTATTAGCAAAGCTAGCTACGAGAACATAGCCAAGAAG TGGATTCCTGAGCTCAGGCATTATGCCCCTGGAGTTCCTATCATTCTCGTGGGGACAAAACTCG ATCTTCGAGATGACAAGCAGTTCTTCATAGACCATCCCGGTGCAGTGCCAATCACTACAAACCAG GGAGAGGAACTAAAGAAACTCATAGGATCTCCAGTTTACATTGAATGTAGTTCAAAGACGCAGCAG AATGTCAAAGCAGTCTTTGACGCAGCTATTAAAGTGGTGCTTCAGCCACcaaaatcaaagaagaagaaaaagaacaagaaTCGTTGCGTTTTCTTGTGA